The proteins below are encoded in one region of Coffea arabica cultivar ET-39 chromosome 4c, Coffea Arabica ET-39 HiFi, whole genome shotgun sequence:
- the LOC140004668 gene encoding uncharacterized protein codes for MAITINRLESQVQGKLPSQPEANPKNVSAMTLRSGKEVQGPEPVIPKDKNEERIEKELEEEGRDNKNAKVPSNPIPTAKTNPPPFPSRLEKPKKQDKEKEILEIFRKVEINIPLLDAIKQVPRYAKFLRDLCANRKRLKGDERVIVGENVSAILQRKFPPKCGDPGPLKETGIIIQLADRTNAYPDGLIEDVLVDPF; via the exons atggCTATAACAATCAATCGTTTGGAGTCCCAAGTTCAAGGAAAGTTGCCATCTCAACCTGAGGCAAATCCAAAGAATGTAAGTGCAATGACCTTGAGGAGTGGCAAGGAAGTTCAAGGACCCGAACCGGTGATTCCTAAAGACAAGAACGAGGAACGGATTGAGAAAGAATTGGAAGAGGAGGGCAGagacaacaaaaatgcaaaggTACCCTCGAACCCAATTCCTACAGCTAAAACTAATCCACCTCCCTTTCCTAGCAGGTTAGAGAAACCAAAGAAGCAAGACAAGGAAAAAGAGATCTTGGAGATCTTTCGCAAGGTGGAAATCAACATACCCCTGCTGGATGCGATTAAACAAGTACCCAGATACGCAAAATTTTTGAGGGACCTGTGTGCCAACCGCAAGCGATTGAAGGGAGATGAACGAGTTATAGTTGGGGAGAATGTTTCAGCAATTCTACAAAGAAAGTTTCCACCGAAATGcggagatccag GCCCTTTGAAAGAGACTGGGATAATAATCCAATTAGCTGACAGGACCAATGCATACCCTGACGGGTTGattgaagatgttttg GTAGACCCTTTTTGA